GTGGCGAGCGAGTTGGCGATGGAGTGCCCGCCCTCGGCCCCCATCAGCGAGGCGATCCGCCCGTCGGCCCGCGCCGCCTCCACCTCGTCGGCGGTCACGGCGAGCCGCAGCTCCCCGGGATAGCGGTCGACGAGCCGGCGCACCACGTCGATCTGCTCCAGACACGCGCTCACGGCGGCGTCCCCGGCCAGGTCGGCGCTGACGTACACGGACCAGAACTGCGCCCCCACCCCGCCGGCCCGCAGCCGCGGGAGGTCGGTGTGCAGCCGCGCGCTCTGGTCGACGGCGATGTCGCGCCGGTCGATGTCGTACGTCACCTGCTCGCGCAGGGCCCAGGGAAGGTCGTTGTGCCCGTCGACGACGGGGTGCGCCCGCAGCACCTCGCGCGCACGCGCGAGCAGTTCGCCGTTCATGAGGTCGTCCTCCCTGCGCGGATAGCGTGGGACACACGCTATCCGCGCAGGCTGACAGCCGGACGACCGGGCCCGGATCGGACGGTGTGTCAGTCCGCGCGGGTGGTCTTGCGGCGGAGGCGGGTGCCCTTTTCGCGGGCCTGGTGGTTCAGGTCCTCCTGGAACGCCGTCATCCGGGCGCGGAGGTCCTCGTCGTGGGCGGCCAGGATGCGCGCGGCCAGGAGGCCCGCGTTGCGGGCGCCGGCCACGGAGACCGCGGCGACCGGGACGCCCGCGGGCATCTGGACGATGGAGAGCAGGGAGTCCATGCCGTCGAGGTACTTCAGCGGGACCGGGACGCCGATGACCGGGAGAGGGGTCACGGAGGCGAGCATGCCCGGGAGGTGGGCGGCGCCGCCGGCGCCGGCGATGAGGGTGCGCAGGCCGCGCGACGCGGCCTCCTCGCCGTAGGCGATCATCTCGCGCGGCATCCGGTGCGCGGAGACGACGTCGACCTCGTACGGGACCTCGAACTCGTCGAGGGCCTGCGCCGCCGCCTCCATGACCGGCCAGTCGGAGTCGGAGCCCATGACGATGCCGACCAGCGGGCCGTTCTCCGCGCTCATACGCTGCTCATTCCGTGATCGTCCCCCGCAGGTAGTCGGCGGCGTGGCGGGCGCGGGCGCGCACGTCGGCCAGGTCGTCGCCGTAGGTGTTGACGTGGCCGACCTTGCGGCCGGGCTTCACGTCCTTGCCGTACATATGGATCTTCAGCCCCGGGTCCCGGGCCATGCAGTGCAGGTACGCCGGGTACATGTCGGGGTAGTCGCCGCCGAGGACGTTCGCCATCACCGTCCAGGGCGCGCGCGGGCGCGGGTCGCCCAGCGGCAGGTCGAGCACGGCGCGCACGTGGTTGGCGAACTGCGAGGTGACGGCGCCGTCCTGGGTCCAGTGGCCGGAGTTGTGCGGGCGCATGGCCAGCTCGTTGACGAGGATCCGGGGCTCGCCGTCCGGCCCTTCCGCCTCGAACAGCTCCACCGCGAGGTGGCCCACCACGTCCAGCTCCATGGCGATGCGGAGCGCGAGCTGCTGCGTACGCACCGCGTCCTCCGGCGCCAGCCCGGGAGCCGGGGCGAGGACCGTGTCGCAGACGCCGTCGACCTGGATCGACTCCACCACCGGGTACGCGACCGCCTGGCCGCTCGGCGAGCGGACGACGTTCGCGGCCAGCTCGCGGCGGAAGCCGACCAGCTCCTCGGCCAGCACCGGCACCCCCGCGCGGAACGGGGGCGCGGCGTCCTCCTCCGTACGGACGACCCACACGCCCTTGCCGTCGTACCCGCCGCGGACCGTCTTCAGCACGACCGGGAAGCCGCCGCCCTCGCGCGCGAAGCGCGCCACGTCCGCCGGGTCCGCCACGATCCGGTGCCGCGGGCAGGGGATGCCCAGCTCCGTCAGCCGGGCCCGCATGGCGCCCTTGTCCTGCGCGTACACCAGCGCGTCCGGGCCCGGCCTGACCGCGACGCCCTCGGCCTGGAGTACCCGCAGATGCTCGGCCGGTACGTGTTCGTGGTCGAACGTGATCACGTCGCAGCCGCGGGCGAAGTCACGCAGCGTGTCGAGATCGCGGTAATCCCCGACGACCGTGTCGCCCGCCACCAGGGCGGCGGAGTCCGTACGGGTGCCGCTGAGGAGCTTGAACCTGATGCCGAGGGGGATGCCTGCCTCGTGGGTCATCCGGGCGAGCTGTCCCCCGCCGATCATGCCGACTACCGGGAATGTCACGCGTCCCAGCGTATCGGCCGCCCGGGCGGAGCCGCCCCCTCCGTCGGCGGGCCCGGTTAGCATGAGGGCTCCGGCCCGCCGGAGAGGACCGGGACCAGGGGAACACCACCGACCATCGGAGTCTGACGATCTTGAAGAGTGCACGGCCCCCGGGGGCAACGCGGCTGCGCCGCCTGAGCCGCGAGGTGGCCGAGTTCGCCGCGGTCGGGGGCATCGGCGTCCTGGTCAACCTGGCTGTCTTCAACCTCGTGCGGAACTCCACGGAGCTGCCCGTGGTCCGCTGCAGCATGATCGCGACGGCCGTCGCCATCATCTTCAACTACATAGGCTTCCGGTACTTCACCTACCGCGACCGGGACAAGACCCGGCCCCCTCGCGAGTTCACCCTGTTCCTGGTCTTCAGCACCGCCGGGCTCGTCATCGAGAACGGCCTGCTGTACGTGGCCACGTACGGGTTCGACTGGGACACCCCGCTGCAGAACAACATCTTCAAGTTCCTGGGCATCGGGATGGCGTCGCTCTTCCGCTTCTGGTCCTACCGGAGCTGGGTGTTCCGTGCGGTGCCCGCGGCGGCCCGGCCCGCCGCCGCGCCCGCGGATGGCGGCGAAGCCGGCGACATAGCCGTGGCCCCCGGGGTGCCGATCCCGGGCAGCCGGCGCAAGCCACGGGAGGCCAAGGAGCCCGAAGAGCCGGAGGAGCCCGAGGCGCAGGAAGAGGCGGTCGCGGCGCGGCGGTAGCGTTCGCGTCCCGTACGAGCCCTCGCGTCTCGCGTACGCGCCCCCTCCACCCCCGCGAGCCCACGCACGCCCCGTACCCGAGCCCCCCGCGTGCCCCCCGTATCCGGGCCGGGTGCGTGCCCCGTACGCCCCCTCAGTGTTCCTCGTGCTCCCGCGCGAGGAAGAGCGCGAACGTCGTCGGCTTCTGCTGCACCAGCTCCAGCCGCCCCCCGTCCGCCTCCGCCAGGTCGCGGGCGACCGCCAGCCCCAGACCCGTCGAGTTGCGCCCGCTGACCGTGCGCTCGAAGACCCGCGAGCCGAGGTCCGCGGGGACGCCGGGACCCTCGTCGGTGACCTCCACGACCACCTGGTTGCCCGTGACCCGGGTGCGCAGCGCGACCGTCCCCGCGCCGTGCATCATCGCGTTCTCGATCAGCGTCGCGAGCACCTGCGCCACCGCACCCGGCGTGCCCACCGCGCGCAGGTCCTTCTTGCCCGAGCGGACGATCGCCCGCCCCTCGCCGCGGTACACGGGCCGCCACTCCTCCAACTGCTGCTTGACGACCTCGTCCAGGTCGAAGCCCGTGCCCGAGCCGGCCTTGGGGTCCCGGGACTTCGTCAGCAGCCGCTGCACCACGTCCGTCAGCCGCTCCACCTGGGTGAGCGCGACCGCCGCCTCCTCCTTGACCGTCGCCGGATCGTCGGTGAGCGCGATCTCCTCCAGCCGCATGGACAGCGCGGTGAGCGGCGTACGGAGCTGGTGCGAGGCGTCCGCGGCCAGCCGCCGTTCGGCGGTGAGCATCCGCGCGATCCGTTCGGCGCTGGCGTCCAGCACGTCGGCGACGCGGTCCAGCTCGGGGACGCCGTAGCGGCGGTGGCGGGTGCGCTGGTCGCCGGAGCCGAGGCGCTCGGCGGTCTCGGCGAGGTCGGTGAGCGGGGCGGTGAGCCGGTTGGCCTGGCGGACGGCGAGCAGCACGGCGGCACCGACGGCGAGCAGCGCCACCGCGAAGATGATCAGCAGGGTCTGGCCCAGCTCGTCGTTGACCCGGTCGCGGGCCTCCATGACCGTGACCCGCTCCCCCCTGCTGCCGGTCTCGGTGGCCTCGATGACCGAGCCCTCGGGCCGCTCCCCCATCTTGAGCGCCGGCCCGCCCGGCAGCTCCACCTCCGCGTACCGCCCGTCCGTGACCTGCCCGGCGAGCGCCCGGCGGGTCACCCGCGCGTCGTCGGCGATCTTGCCCTCCACGACGCTGAAGAGCCGGACGGCCTCCGACTGCACCCGGTCGCGCGCGGCTGCCTCGATGGTGCGGGTCTCGACGATGACGAGCGAGACGCCGAAGACGGCGATGACGACGAGCACGACCGCGAGGGTGCTGTTGATGAGCCGTCTGCGCATGGCTGCCGGAGGCCGCGGGCGGCCGGCCTAGCTCTTCTCGAAGCGGAAGCCCACGCCGCGGACCGTCGCGATGTAGCGGGGGTTCGCGGCGTCGTCGCCGAGCTTCTTGCGCAGCCATGAGATGTGCATGTCGAGCGTCTTGGTGGAGGACCACCAGGTGGTGTCCCACACTTCGCGCATCAACTGCTCGCGTGTGACCACCCGGCCCGCGTCCCGCACCAGCACCCGGAGCAGGTCGAACTCCTTCGCCGTGAGCTGCAGCTCCTCCTCGCCGAGCCAGGCCCGGTGCGAGTCGGTGTCGATGCGTACGCCGTGGGTGGCCGGCGGCTGCGCCTCGGTGGAGCCGCGGCGCAGCAGGGCCCGGACCCTGGCGAGCAGTTCGGCGAGGCGGAAGGGCTTGGTGACGTAGTCGTCGGCGCCCGCGTCGAGGCCGACGACGGTGTCCACCTCGTCCGCGCGGGCGGTGAGTACCAGCACGGGGAAGCCGTGCCCGTCGGCGCGCAGTCGCCGGCACACCTCCAGGCCGTCCATGCCCGGCAGGCCCAGGTCGAGCACGAGGAGGTCGACGCCGCCGCGGAGCCCGGCACCGAGCGCAGTGGGACCGTCTTCCCGTACCTCCACCTCGTAGCCCTCCCGGCGCAGCGCGCGGGCAAGCGGTTCCGAGATGGCCGCGTCGTCCTCGGCCAGCAGTACTCGGGTCATGGTGCGATGGTAGACCTCCGGTCACCGGGAGTGGGCCGGTGGCGTCGGGTTCTCTCACCTCCCGGCACGCGGTCGAACATCCCGGCGGTGCCCGTGCGCCGGTTCGCGCCGTCCGCCTGATCGCGGTCCCCGGATCGCGGCGCGCGGGGTTTCCGGCGACCATGAGGGCACCGGGCCGGCCGGTCCGCGGGGAGGCGGGTGCGATGGCTGCGGTACGGGTCCGGTGGCGGCGGCTCGTGACCGCGGTGCTGGGGACCGCCGCGGCGCTGACGGCGGTGGTGCCGCCGCCGGCCGGGACCGTGCCCCCGGAGCGGCTTGCGGAGCGGACGGCGGAGCAGCGGCCCGGCGCAGACGGGGCGCTCAGGCGCAGCGTCGAGGCGTACGGGGAGCATCCGCGGCAGCGCGTCACCGTCCACTGGCAGCCGCGGCGGGCGCTTCGCGGCGGGCTCGTCGTGGTGCACGGGGGGTACTGGTCGTACGACACCGACTGGGAGGAGTGGGCGCGGGCCTTCGCCCGGCGCGGCTACGCGGTCTTCGACGCCGGCTACCGCCTCACCCCCGAGGTGCCGTGGCCGGCGCAGCGGGACGACGTGACGGCGGCGCTGCGGTGGGTGCGGCACAACGCCGCGGGGTACGCCGTGGATCCGGCGCGGGTGGCGGTGCTGGGCTCGTCGGCGGGCGGGCAGCTCGCCGTCGCGGCGGCCGTGTACGGGGCGGGGGCCGCGCACAGCGCCGGGGTGGTGGCGCTGTCGCCGGTGGCGTCGCCGTACCGGGCCTGGCTGGACGGCGGGGCGCCGGGGGCGACGGCGGCGGAGCGGCGGCTGCGGGCGAGCGCGGAGCGGCTGGCGGGGTGCGCGCCGGACGGCACGCCGTCCCTGTCGGCGGACCCGTCGTGCCGGCGGGCGTGGTGGTCGCTGGACCCGCGGAGCATGGCGTCCGGTCCGGACGACGCCCCGATGCTGCTGCTGCACTCGGCGCACGACTTCGTGCCCGCGTACCACTCGGAAGAGGTGGCGGCGGCGGAGCGGGCGCAGGGGATGCCTGCGGACGACGTACGGGTGCGGGTGGTGCCGGGCAGCGCGCACGGGATGCGGCTGCTGACGGAGGCCGGGGTGGTCGGGGAGATCGAGGGGTGGCTGCGGGCGCGGATCGGGTAGGCGTACGCACCGGGCGGGGGCGTACGACGATCGGCTCGTACGACGTGCGGCGGGCGGGGCCCGTACGACGGCCCTAGAGCGGCGCGGAGAGCTCCGCCCACACCGTCTTGCCCACCACTCCCGGCTCCCGCTGCACGCCCCAGTCGAGGCAGAGCCGCTGCACGATGAACATCCCGTGCCCGCCCGGCCTGCTGGCGCGGTGCGGGGTGCGGGGCTCGGGCGTGCCGGTGCCGGAGTCGCTGACCTCCAGCCTCAGCACCTTCCCCGCCGTGCGCAGCCGCAGTTCGTCCGGGCCGCCGCCGTGCAGGCAGGCGTTGGTGACCAGTTCCGAGACGACGAGCAGGACGTCCTCCGCGGCCGCGCGCTGCTCCGCGTTGACCGCGGGCAGCCAGCCCCAGTCCTCCAGGGCCCGGCGGGCGAAGTCGCGGGCGCGGGGCACCATGCCGCTGGCGCCGACGAGCCGCAGCCGGCGGACCTGTCCCGCGGGGGCGGGCTCGCCGGCCGGATCGGCCGCGGCGGCGCCGCCGTCGGGGCGCGCGGGCGCGGCGGCGCCGCTGCCGGCCTCGCCCTCGGGCGGCAGCGCGCCCGGCGGCAACGACCTGAAGCTCATCGCCTCACGACACCCCCTTCACGCAACCGCACGCCCGCTCGCGCACCCGTCCGCGCATTCGTGCCCTTCCTGCCCGTTCCAGAAGTTTCGCCTGGGCTTCTGCCCTACGAGATCGCGGAAACACCCCTGAGTTTCCCCGGGTCACTGTGACGCGCATCACCTGACGCACCGGCCCCACCCGGCATCCGGCGACCGGGAGGTCACTCCACGAGGGCGGACTCCAGGGTGTCGTGCAGCCGGAAGACCGCCTCCGCACCCGTGATCTCGAAGACTCTGGCCACCACCGGCCGCAGCCCCGCGAGGTGCACGG
The Streptomyces sp. CNQ-509 DNA segment above includes these coding regions:
- the purE gene encoding 5-(carboxyamino)imidazole ribonucleotide mutase, with translation MSAENGPLVGIVMGSDSDWPVMEAAAQALDEFEVPYEVDVVSAHRMPREMIAYGEEAASRGLRTLIAGAGGAAHLPGMLASVTPLPVIGVPVPLKYLDGMDSLLSIVQMPAGVPVAAVSVAGARNAGLLAARILAAHDEDLRARMTAFQEDLNHQAREKGTRLRRKTTRAD
- a CDS encoding 5-(carboxyamino)imidazole ribonucleotide synthase, whose translation is MTFPVVGMIGGGQLARMTHEAGIPLGIRFKLLSGTRTDSAALVAGDTVVGDYRDLDTLRDFARGCDVITFDHEHVPAEHLRVLQAEGVAVRPGPDALVYAQDKGAMRARLTELGIPCPRHRIVADPADVARFAREGGGFPVVLKTVRGGYDGKGVWVVRTEEDAAPPFRAGVPVLAEELVGFRRELAANVVRSPSGQAVAYPVVESIQVDGVCDTVLAPAPGLAPEDAVRTQQLALRIAMELDVVGHLAVELFEAEGPDGEPRILVNELAMRPHNSGHWTQDGAVTSQFANHVRAVLDLPLGDPRPRAPWTVMANVLGGDYPDMYPAYLHCMARDPGLKIHMYGKDVKPGRKVGHVNTYGDDLADVRARARHAADYLRGTITE
- a CDS encoding alpha/beta hydrolase, whose amino-acid sequence is MAAVRVRWRRLVTAVLGTAAALTAVVPPPAGTVPPERLAERTAEQRPGADGALRRSVEAYGEHPRQRVTVHWQPRRALRGGLVVVHGGYWSYDTDWEEWARAFARRGYAVFDAGYRLTPEVPWPAQRDDVTAALRWVRHNAAGYAVDPARVAVLGSSAGGQLAVAAAVYGAGAAHSAGVVALSPVASPYRAWLDGGAPGATAAERRLRASAERLAGCAPDGTPSLSADPSCRRAWWSLDPRSMASGPDDAPMLLLHSAHDFVPAYHSEEVAAAERAQGMPADDVRVRVVPGSAHGMRLLTEAGVVGEIEGWLRARIG
- a CDS encoding ATP-binding protein, producing the protein MSFRSLPPGALPPEGEAGSGAAAPARPDGGAAAADPAGEPAPAGQVRRLRLVGASGMVPRARDFARRALEDWGWLPAVNAEQRAAAEDVLLVVSELVTNACLHGGGPDELRLRTAGKVLRLEVSDSGTGTPEPRTPHRASRPGGHGMFIVQRLCLDWGVQREPGVVGKTVWAELSAPL
- a CDS encoding response regulator transcription factor: MTRVLLAEDDAAISEPLARALRREGYEVEVREDGPTALGAGLRGGVDLLVLDLGLPGMDGLEVCRRLRADGHGFPVLVLTARADEVDTVVGLDAGADDYVTKPFRLAELLARVRALLRRGSTEAQPPATHGVRIDTDSHRAWLGEEELQLTAKEFDLLRVLVRDAGRVVTREQLMREVWDTTWWSSTKTLDMHISWLRKKLGDDAANPRYIATVRGVGFRFEKS
- a CDS encoding GtrA family protein, translated to MAEFAAVGGIGVLVNLAVFNLVRNSTELPVVRCSMIATAVAIIFNYIGFRYFTYRDRDKTRPPREFTLFLVFSTAGLVIENGLLYVATYGFDWDTPLQNNIFKFLGIGMASLFRFWSYRSWVFRAVPAAARPAAAPADGGEAGDIAVAPGVPIPGSRRKPREAKEPEEPEEPEAQEEAVAARR
- a CDS encoding ATP-binding protein yields the protein MRRRLINSTLAVVLVVIAVFGVSLVIVETRTIEAAARDRVQSEAVRLFSVVEGKIADDARVTRRALAGQVTDGRYAEVELPGGPALKMGERPEGSVIEATETGSRGERVTVMEARDRVNDELGQTLLIIFAVALLAVGAAVLLAVRQANRLTAPLTDLAETAERLGSGDQRTRHRRYGVPELDRVADVLDASAERIARMLTAERRLAADASHQLRTPLTALSMRLEEIALTDDPATVKEEAAVALTQVERLTDVVQRLLTKSRDPKAGSGTGFDLDEVVKQQLEEWRPVYRGEGRAIVRSGKKDLRAVGTPGAVAQVLATLIENAMMHGAGTVALRTRVTGNQVVVEVTDEGPGVPADLGSRVFERTVSGRNSTGLGLAVARDLAEADGGRLELVQQKPTTFALFLAREHEEH